One part of the Geothrix edaphica genome encodes these proteins:
- the dtd gene encoding D-aminoacyl-tRNA deacylase, with protein MKAVIQRVKRASVRCGELEAAIGPGLLVLAGLEVGDTEETCAWAAAKIASLRVFEDGDGKLNLGLQEVGGEILAISQFTLAGSIARGRRPSFDQAMAPDAARVLFRRFLDLLKAQYPRVKSGFFQEHMEVELINDGPVTFILER; from the coding sequence ATGAAGGCAGTCATCCAGCGCGTGAAGCGGGCCTCGGTGCGGTGCGGGGAGCTGGAAGCCGCCATCGGGCCCGGCCTGCTCGTGCTGGCGGGCCTGGAGGTCGGGGATACGGAGGAGACCTGCGCCTGGGCCGCCGCCAAGATCGCCTCGCTGCGGGTCTTCGAGGATGGCGACGGAAAGCTGAACCTCGGCCTCCAGGAGGTGGGCGGGGAAATCCTGGCCATCAGCCAGTTCACCCTGGCCGGCAGCATCGCCCGGGGCCGGCGGCCCTCCTTCGATCAGGCCATGGCCCCCGACGCGGCCCGGGTCCTGTTCCGCCGGTTCCTCGACCTGCTGAAGGCCCAGTACCCCCGCGTGAAATCCGGTTTCTTCCAGGAGCACATGGAGGTCGAGTTGATCAACGACGGCCCGGTGACCTTCATCCTCGAGCGCTGA